The Flavobacteriaceae bacterium 3519-10 genome includes a window with the following:
- a CDS encoding membrane protein, putative, whose product MKNIFLITKREYLTQVKKKSFIVLTLLAPVLMIGFGVLIAFMFKANESSSTFNVIDKSGIFVGKLESDESVKYVFVPQENERALTSTLKDMSGIEGLLIIPELKNGNFAELEKNSKLLINKKIGFDTKQSVAEDLSKVIRQEKIKTLNISEDQIISLDKNFSLNTQNVVDDKQSDSDLDFGVKSGLSLVLMYAVFMFIIIYGVRVMRSVLEEKNNRVVEIIISSVKPFELMMGKILGVTLVALTQFSVWITMSVAGAIFLNTGFSAMQDQISGSGESAEMIQKFDLRNTASEISGILLDMNFALVIFVFIVFFLLGYIFYSSMYAAIGSAVDNETETQQFTLFAIIPLMIGMYGSFTIMNNPEGPLGFWLSMIPFTSPVAMIARIPFGVPAWQIALSMFLLLISTFLMIYIASKIYRVGILMYGNKASAKEIWKWMRS is encoded by the coding sequence ATGAAAAATATATTTCTGATTACCAAACGCGAGTATCTCACGCAGGTAAAGAAAAAATCTTTTATTGTGCTTACGCTTCTCGCGCCCGTCCTGATGATAGGTTTCGGCGTGCTGATCGCGTTTATGTTCAAGGCGAATGAAAGTTCAAGCACCTTCAACGTCATTGATAAAAGCGGAATTTTCGTTGGAAAACTCGAAAGTGATGAGTCGGTGAAATATGTTTTTGTGCCTCAGGAAAACGAAAGAGCGCTGACCTCGACCCTTAAAGATATGTCGGGAATTGAAGGGCTTTTAATTATTCCTGAACTTAAAAACGGCAATTTCGCCGAACTTGAAAAGAATTCTAAGTTACTGATTAACAAAAAGATTGGTTTTGATACCAAGCAGAGCGTCGCCGAGGATCTCTCCAAAGTTATACGCCAGGAAAAAATAAAAACGCTCAACATTTCTGAAGATCAGATTATAAGTCTCGACAAAAATTTCTCGCTGAACACCCAGAATGTCGTGGACGACAAACAATCGGATTCTGACCTTGATTTTGGCGTAAAATCGGGTTTGAGTTTAGTGCTGATGTACGCGGTTTTCATGTTCATCATTATTTACGGCGTCCGCGTGATGCGCAGCGTTTTAGAGGAAAAAAACAACCGCGTGGTGGAAATTATCATCTCATCGGTTAAACCTTTCGAACTGATGATGGGCAAAATTCTGGGCGTGACGTTGGTGGCGCTCACGCAGTTCAGCGTTTGGATCACGATGTCGGTTGCGGGCGCGATCTTTCTGAATACAGGCTTTTCGGCGATGCAGGATCAGATTTCGGGCAGCGGAGAATCGGCAGAAATGATTCAGAAATTTGATCTGAGAAATACGGCGTCCGAAATCTCAGGAATTCTTTTGGATATGAATTTCGCGCTCGTCATCTTCGTGTTTATCGTGTTCTTTTTACTCGGTTATATATTTTACAGCTCGATGTATGCGGCCATCGGTTCGGCGGTGGACAACGAGACCGAAACGCAGCAGTTTACGCTGTTTGCCATTATTCCGCTGATGATTGGCATGTACGGAAGTTTCACGATTATGAACAATCCGGAAGGGCCGCTGGGTTTCTGGCTATCGATGATTCCGTTTACGTCGCCGGTGGCGATGATTGCGCGGATTCCGTTTGGCGTTCCGGCTTGGCAGATTGCGCTTTCGATGTTTCTGCTGCTGATTTCTACCTTTTTAATGATTTATATCGCATCAAAAATTTATCGCGTAGGAATTCTGATGTACGGGAATAAAGCGAGCGCGAAGGAGATTTGGAAGTGGATGAGGAGTTAA